One Prunus dulcis chromosome 7, ALMONDv2, whole genome shotgun sequence DNA segment encodes these proteins:
- the LOC117635037 gene encoding uncharacterized acetyltransferase At3g50280-like: MGYIRFISTTIVQPTFHNELTQRIELTPWDLQLILLDHIQKGLLFHKPKSSTYEQDPITSLTEHLKHSLSLTLDIFYPLAGRLAITENEDDNTTSFSVDCNGAGAEFVHAVADGVTVADILDSVLVPDDIVHSFFLMNGVLNYEGSGSKPLLAVQITELVDGIFIGCTMNHSVVDGSSFWHFFNTWSEISRRGSTNCGKILQPPPAFGRDFLNGIIDLPVRLPNFQNKIPKIRFLAPLLQQRVFHFSKQKIAQLKAKANAEMGTTRISSLQALLAHLWVSVTRNQRLETDQETQYKVLVGMRQRLQPPLPDQYLGNAVLFGISRTVTMKAGEVLERGLGFVAWEMNNMVALQTEEKLRSFLECWVQEPKLLTEDNMAANALVTSSSPRFNVNGNDFGWERPVGVRNGVENKSHGKITVFAGVEEGSIDIEACLLAETLEAMGNDSEFMDVDTV; the protein is encoded by the exons ATGGGATACATTCGCTTCATCTCCACGACCATTGTTCAACCCACATTCCACAATGAACTTACTCAGAGGATTGAGTTAACTCCATGGGATCTACAGCTCATCCTATTAGATCACATCCAAAAGGGCCTTCTCTTCCACAAACCAAAATCCAGCACCTATGAGCAAGACCCCATCACGAGCTTGACTGAACACCTAAAACACTCCCTCTCCCTCACCTTAGACATCTTCTATCCCCTTGCTGGCCGTCTTGCAATTACCGAAAATGAGGACGACAACACCACCTCTTTCTCCGTCGACTGCAATGGCGCCGGAGCTGAGTTTGTCCATGCAGTTGCCGATGGTGTCACGGTGGCCGATATCCTTGACTCTGTTTTGGTTCCTGATGACATTGTTCACTCATTCTTTCTGATGAATGGGGTTTTGAACTACGAAGGCAGTGGATCCAAACCCCTGCTTGCAGTTCAAATAACTGAGTTGGTTGATGGCATTTTCATAGGTTGCACAATGAACCACTCTGTTGTTGATGGGTCATCATTCTGGCATTTCTTCAACACTTGGTCTGAAATCTCTCGACGTGGTAGTACCAATTGTGGCAAAATTTTGCAACCTCCTCCTGCTTTTGGCCGCGATTTTCTCAACGGCATCATTGATCTCCCGGTTCGCCTTCCAaactttcaaaacaaaatcccGAAAATTAGGTTTTTAGCACCCCTTCTTCAACAAAGAGTGTTCCATTTTTCCAAGCAAAAAATTGCACAGCTCAAAGCGAAAGCCAATGCCGAAATGGGCACCACCAGGATCTCATCCCTTCAAGCACTCTTGGCTCATCTTTGGGTGTCCGTGACCCGCAACCAGCGTCTCGAAACTGATCAAGAGACCCAGTACAAAGTGTTAGTGGGCATGAGGCAGAGATTACAGCCACCATTGCCAGACCAATACCTTGGAAATGCTGTTCTATTCGGCATA TCAAGGACAGTGACCATGAAAGCTGGGGAGGTTCTGGAACGTGGGCTTGGTTTTGTGGCTTGGGAAATGAACAACATGGTGGCTTTGCAAACAGAAGAGAAACTGAGAAGCTTCTTGGAGTGTTGGGTGCAAGAGCCCAAGTTGCTTACAGAAGACAATATGGCTGCTAATGCTTTAGTCACAAGCAGCTCGCCGAGGTTCAATGTGAATGGCAATGACTTTGGTTGGGAAAGGCCAGTTGGGGTGAGAAACGGTGTTGAGAATAAGTCACATGGGAAGATTACAGTGTTTGCTGGGGTTGAAGAAGGCAGTATTGATATTGAAGCTTGTCTTTTGGCTGAGACCTTGGAGGCCATGGGAAATGATTCAGAATTCATGGATGTGGACACAGTGTAG